A single region of the Mercenaria mercenaria strain notata chromosome 6, MADL_Memer_1, whole genome shotgun sequence genome encodes:
- the LOC128557824 gene encoding uncharacterized protein LOC128557824 isoform X2, whose protein sequence is MKQTIQDAKYDIVKKQKEVTDAIEVKRKKAADAIQGAKGDIETKQTEAVKAIRDANDYFCMKAKEATDKIQDMKADIDEKQKEAAEAITDITQKALQDALQEMEKHSVLERVERLELDSSVSKQRLTLLESEIDKLEKIRHNRLKQLDYAEGKQVLQKGLVTIYQNHYVKTSISPLKHKENNLNITEVYVAPKMVAEDNMDKSESQTKEKSQKKPSTRTIQQYREILQTNGRKHKNIHIVGGVGTGKSTFCKMMIKNWCSAVTDGSPIPANDNDKCKEPRRTVGSEKYDLFSAVNDGNINEMRKFEFLFFVPLQRMSGLGDITEMIEAIVKAFGLTTDDFIDRIFEQESERCLIVADGLDEWTYPKAASVLQHVSCGLPNRDEARRATLITLSRPSAKGILNMKSSEYDQNVELVGIISVQHFIEKYLSKFNNTDLSYCILMMKLKMTNHEHLEKTPLLLQQLVWLYGSGNRIGKSVSDTYSHLVNIMLGWSQNKEEGEKEDQTGVTNEWRGIQLPGLLQKFPRFEANKRFLVQLARVAFEALTSEMGSITFSPSHLRKSGVSKEGISTLIKLGCRIVRRYWYPQ, encoded by the exons ATGAAACAAACTATTCAAGACGCAAAATATGAcatagttaagaaacaaaaagaagtcacagaCGCAATTGAAGTCAAGCGAAAAAAAGCTGCAGACGCTATTCAAGGCGCAAAAGGTGACATTGAAACAAAGCAAACAGAAGCTGTGAAAGCTATTCGAGACGCAAATGATTATTTTTGTATGAAAGCAAAAGAGGCTACCGACAAAATTCAAGACATGAAAGCTGACATCGACGAGAAACAGAAAGAAGCTGCAGAAGCAATTACAGATATAACACAAAAAGCTCTGCAAGACGCTCTGCAAGAAATGGAGAAACACAGTGTGCTTGAAAGAGTAGAGCGGCTTGAACTAGATAGTTCTGTTTCAAAACAG CGGCTTACATTACTAGAGAGTGAAATAGACAAACTAGAAAAGATACGTCACAATCGTCTGAAACAGTTAGACTACGCTGAAGGAAAACAAG TGTTGCAGAAAGGGTTGGTGACAATTTACCAGAATCATTACGTGAAAACATCAATTTCACCGCTCAAACACAAAGAGAACAATTTAAACATAACAGAAGTTTATGTAGCCCCAAAAATGGTAGCGGAAGACAACATGGACAAAAGTGAATCACAGACCAAAGAAAAGTCACAGAAAAAGCCCAGTACCAGAACTATACAACAATATAGAGAGATACTACAAACGAATGGTCGAAAacacaaaaacatacatattgtAGGTGGTGTTGGGACAGGAAAAAGTACATTTTGCAAAATGATGATTAAGAATTGGTGTTCGGCGGTAACAGACGGGAGTCCTATACCTGCTAACGATAATGATAAGTGTAAAGAACCCCGCAGGACTGTAGGAAGTGAAAAGTATGATCTGTTTTCTGCTGTAAACGATGGTAATATCAATGAGATGAGAAAGTTTGAATTTCTTTTCTTCGTACCTTTACAGAGAATGTCAGGACTGGGCGATATTACCGAAATGATCGAAGCTATAGTCAAAGCTTTCGGTCTTACAACAGATGACTTCATTGACAGAATATTTGAGCAGGAATCGGAACGCTGTCTCATCGTTGCAGATGGTTTGGATGAATGGACTTACCCAAAAGCTGCATCTGTTTTACAACATGTCAGCTGTGGTTTACCAAATAGAGACGAGGCACGACGGGCTACTCTTATCACACTTTCTCGTCCGTCAGCTAAAGGAATTCTGAACATGAAGTCTTCTGAATATGATCAAAATGTGGAATTAGTTGGAATAATATCTGTTcaacatttcattgaaaaatacctGTCAAAGTTCAATAATACAGATCTGTCTTATTGTATATTgatgatgaaattaaaaatgacaaatcATGAACATCTAGAGAAAACTCCCCTGCTTTTGCAACAACTTGTATGGTTGTATGGCTCCGGAAATAGGATTGGAAAGTCTGTTAGCGATACATACAGTCATCTTGTGAATATTATGCTTGGCTGGTCTCAGAACAAAGAAGAGGGAGAAAAAGAAGATCAAACTGGAGTAACAAATGAATGGAGAGGTATACAGCTGCCAGGCCTTCTGCAGAAATTTCCAAGATTTGAAGCAAACAAACGATTTCTAGTCCAGTTAGCGAGAGTTGCGTTTGAAGCGTTGACTTCTGAGATGGGATCAATCACATTCAGTCCATCACATCTTCGAAAGAGCGGTGTTTCGAAAGAGGGTATATCTACATTAATTAAATTAG